From the Leptolyngbya iicbica LK genome, the window CCCCATGGGAAATTAGCTCGGTGCCAGGTCCCTAATAACCGTCCTCTGTTGTTCCCGCAGCAGAGGACGGTTTACTTTAAAATGAAAGACTCACCTAATCTAAAAGCTCTATAGATTATGAACGCCTAAGCCGCGCCAATGAGCGAAATTTCTACCAAGCTAGCGATCGCAACAGCAACCAACGCAACTAAGGCATAGCGAGGAGCATGCCCGCCACCATAGGCCACGTTATCGGTACGACGCTGCAGGGCGGCGTAAATGTTGGGAGCACCCAGCATAAAGAAAATCAAGCCTAAAATGCTCATACGAGGTTTTAGCTGGGGCTGAGGTGCGGCATTTGGACGAGTTGTTTCTAGCATGATTAGTGAGTGTAGGAGTGAACGACAGAGTTTAGTCGTCTAGCCGAGTAATGCAGAATAAGCACGAGGCTGAATACCTATTGCATCATCCATCGTTTCAAAAGATTTCCTTTAGTTAAATCGTATTAAGATTGGCGGAATTTGCCCTGAGAAAACTTACTTACGTGTATTTTAATTTTGCCACGAATAAAATATGAGTGTTTTTGCGGGCATTGGTTGGGTGTCAGATTTGGCGGAGGGCACTGGGTAGGTCATCACTTATCGGTCAGGTGCTCACGACAAGAAAAGGTAGACCGCCAACGGGTGATCATGATGGGGCCACACTGTTTACGTAAGGATCAGGGTGGCAAGTAAAGTATTTGCTTTTGCGGTGATGCTTTATGGCTGGTTATCACGGAGCCAGCCTTGATAACTGGGGAGATATCCTTGAACGTTGTCGTACCCCCAGAGATGCAGGGCCATGACGCCGAGTCCGGTGCGGTAGCCAGTGGAGCAATAGAGGATGACTGAGCGATCGCGGGGAATATCATCGAGATGGTCGCCGAGCGATCTCAGAGGAATATTGACTGCATTGGGTAGATGCCCTCGCAAAAACTCCGTTGGCTCTCGCACATCCACCAGTAGCGGATTTTCAGTCTTTAGCTTGGCTTTCAGTTGGTCGGTTTTGAGAATGCCGTAAAAACCGGGAGGAATCTCTTTCAAAGTTTGCTCAATCAGGTGCTCACAGCTGTCTGATGCGGCCATGGTGGCATCACAAACGGGGGGCGTGGGGGCGGCGATCGCTCCGGAGAAATGATTCTGAATTCCCCAAATCCCCATCACCAGCGTGATCAATAAAAGGGGTTTGAGCCAACAAGATTTCATTATTATGCTCCTGCTTTTACTTACCTTAGGTACTTCGCTCAGATCTGTCCCAGGATTCTCATGGCACATGACTGTTGCAACAGTCCCACTGGCTGAACGGCTGGTCTACAGAGCACCAGGATTGGAAAAGCCAATATGCGGCACGCCTCGGCCTGTGCTTGTGCTGACCCAACCTAACCCTTCGCGGGTACCTACCCACACTTTGTTACCGGTTTCGGGGGAGATTGCCAACGTTTGCCGACCAGGTAGGCCCAAGACCTCGCCAAAAATTTCGCCGTTGTAAGGGTTGAGGGTGACTAGTCCTGACTCGGTGCCGACCCACATGGCTTGATTGGCGTCCATGGCGAGGGACAGCACGTTTTGTCCCACCATAGTGCCGACTCGACGCACGAGCTGGCCATTATCCGGCGTCACGACAAACAAGCCGGCGGGTGTCCCCACCCAGAGATTCCCCTGGGCGTCACGGGTCAACGCTTGCACAATGTTGCCAGGAATGTTTCGCACCACTCGCATTTCGGCACCACTGGCAGTATTCACCTGGGTGAGACCGTTTAATGTGCCCACCCACAGGTGCCCATTATTGTCGAGCTCCATGACGTTGGCGCTGACGCCCGATAGGCCGCGCAGGGTCGTCATTAGCAAGCCTTGGTCAGGACTCACCATGGCTAAGCCCTGATCAGTGCCCACCCATAAAAAACCGCGAGTGTCGATCAGCAGCGACAAAACCCGATTGGAGGGGAGGGTAAAGTTGCTAGCGGTGACTTGATTGCTGCGCGGATCAACCCGCACTAAGCCAGAATAGGTGCCCGCCCAAATGCGACCGACTCGATCTTGAGCCAGGGCGCTGATGGTGCGATCGGGCATAGTGATTTGCGCTTGCACCACGCCAGTTTCGGGATTGATGCGAGCAATTTGGCCGCGCCAAGTGCTGAGCCACAAACTGCCGGTGAAGTCTTTTTGGAGGGCGGGGATGCGATAGTCAACAGCAACGCTACCCTGACTGATGACAGTGGGTTCTAAAGTGGCGTCAGTGGCGGCGTGGACGGTATCGGCTGAGGCGGCTGACGACACCGCTGCGATCGCCCAATTTGGCGATGTCGCGATCGCGCTCACTGGTATCGTTATTGCAACCAGGCCACTTACCAGTAGGCTAGTATTCACCCATTTCATGTCCGTCACCTCTGCTGAACCACCTGACTCTTAAGCACCCATCCCGTCAGCTCGCGGATAGCCTATTCGGCTAAAGGGTACAGTAGTTTTTGAGAAACGGCACTGCCGATTTGGGAAACAGTAACGGGAATTAGCCTTGGGCAGGCTCGGGAGTCTGGTCGGCAGATTCGATCGCTGTGGCCTCAGCCAGTTCGCGCTCTTTGTCGAGGCGGCGCTTGCGAGCATAGAGTTGAATCGTCACCGCCATGAAGAGCACCAGTCCGGCAATGAGCCAGGTAGTCGCATCAGTGGGCAACTGATTTTTAAAAATGACCAACATGACGATGACGACGAGCAGCAACGTAGGAGCCTCATTCAACGCCCGTAGTTGCTTACTGCCCCACTTACACTCGCCGCGCCAGAGCTGCTTCATCACTCGTCCGCAATAGTGGTGATAAAACAGCAGCGCTGCGACAAAGCCGAGCTTGGCGTGCATCCAGCCTTCCTTCAACCATTCTGGGTTAGTCCACAGCAGGCCAACTGCCATCGCCACCGTCACTACCATTCCAGGTGTAGTGATGATGCGATATAACCGCTTTTCCATCAGGGTGTACTGGTTTTTGAGGATAGTGGCGGCGGGCTCGGGTTCGGCCTCGGCCTCGACATGGTAGATAAACAGGCGCACGAGGTAAAACAGGCCCGCGAACCAAACGACAACGCCAATGATGTGAAACGCTTTGAACCAGTAATAAGGCATGGGGAGTTATCAAATCGCTGTTTGAACAATGCCGCACTAGTGCAACGGAATCTTGCAAAAGGTTAAGGCACCGAAATTTATTGTGGGACAGGCGATCGCGATTTTGGCACGGTAACCGCTGCATCTTAACGTTTTGAGAAAAAGTGCGATCGTGGCGCTGGGGATCGTTGATGTCTGGTGCGACGAAGCCCTTCGATTCCAGGCAAATGCTTGGCGATCAGAAACGTCTCTCAAGCTAAATAGATCGAACCGAAAGCTGACAAAGATGTTTGCCCTGGA encodes:
- a CDS encoding ligand-binding sensor domain-containing protein produces the protein MKWVNTSLLVSGLVAITIPVSAIATSPNWAIAAVSSAASADTVHAATDATLEPTVISQGSVAVDYRIPALQKDFTGSLWLSTWRGQIARINPETGVVQAQITMPDRTISALAQDRVGRIWAGTYSGLVRVDPRSNQVTASNFTLPSNRVLSLLIDTRGFLWVGTDQGLAMVSPDQGLLMTTLRGLSGVSANVMELDNNGHLWVGTLNGLTQVNTASGAEMRVVRNIPGNIVQALTRDAQGNLWVGTPAGLFVVTPDNGQLVRRVGTMVGQNVLSLAMDANQAMWVGTESGLVTLNPYNGEIFGEVLGLPGRQTLAISPETGNKVWVGTREGLGWVSTSTGRGVPHIGFSNPGAL
- a CDS encoding rhodanese-like domain-containing protein codes for the protein MKSCWLKPLLLITLVMGIWGIQNHFSGAIAAPTPPVCDATMAASDSCEHLIEQTLKEIPPGFYGILKTDQLKAKLKTENPLLVDVREPTEFLRGHLPNAVNIPLRSLGDHLDDIPRDRSVILYCSTGYRTGLGVMALHLWGYDNVQGYLPSYQGWLRDNQP
- the hemJ gene encoding protoporphyrinogen oxidase HemJ, translating into MPYYWFKAFHIIGVVVWFAGLFYLVRLFIYHVEAEAEPEPAATILKNQYTLMEKRLYRIITTPGMVVTVAMAVGLLWTNPEWLKEGWMHAKLGFVAALLFYHHYCGRVMKQLWRGECKWGSKQLRALNEAPTLLLVVIVMLVIFKNQLPTDATTWLIAGLVLFMAVTIQLYARKRRLDKERELAEATAIESADQTPEPAQG